The sequence CTTTTAAAAATAAAGTGAGTAAGCAATCTTAATATAAAATACTGATTAACTTCGTTGAGCTCACAAGTTCGGTTTACAGTATTTAACAAGGTAAACATTTACTCGAATCAGCTATGGACTACCGACTAAATACTATGGACTATTGATTTCAAAATCTTTACTTTATTACTGAACGTATGGAAAATCAAGAACAATTTACCTTTTTTTGGGAAACCCGCTCGCCACTTTCTCAATGGCATCCATCAGATTTTACTGTAGATGGTGTTGCTTTCAACTGTGCCGAGCAATATATGATGTACCAAAAGGCGAAACTATTTGAAGATGAACAAATTGCCGCGCAGATTTTACGTACAAAAAAACCACGCGATCAAAAGGCTTTAGGGCGAAAAGTACGCAATTTTGATGCTACAACTTGGAATAATCATTGTAAGAAAATTGTCTATGACGCCAACTATGCCAAGTTTACCCAAAATGAAACCTTAAAAGCTTCTTTGTTAGCCACCACCGGAACCACGTTGGTAGAAGCAAGCCCTTATGATAAGATATGGGGCATAGGTTTGGCTGTTGACCATCCCGATGTCCAAGACAAGAGTAAGTGGCAGGGAACCAACTGGTTGGGTGAAGTGCTTACCCAGTTAAGAGACGATTTGATAAGTGGAGCATCACCAATGAATTGAGCCAGTGAAATATATTGTTGTTAGTTTATTATTGATAGTGGTGTGTGTGTTGCTGATGCAAAACCACCAAAATATTTCCAACAACGATGCCGCTGGATTTGCCCTGAGCAATGCCCCTAAAAAAATCAAAGAAATAGCTTTACCTGCTGGTTATCAGCGGGTAACATTAGTTCCAAGCTCTTTTGGCAGTTATTTGAGAAACCTACCTTTAAAATCTAGTCCTACAGTGTATTTATACAATGGTCATCGCAAGCGCAACCAGCAGGCACAATATGCCGTGCTGGATGTGGATGTAGGCAAAAAAAACCTGCAACAATGTGCTGATGCTGTAATCAGGCTTAGAGCAGAATACTTGTATAAAAACAAGCTGTATTCCCGTATCCAGTTCCACTTTACCAATGGTTCTTTGGCTTCTTATGCACAGTGGTGCAAGGGGTTTAGAGCAAAAGTAAGGGGCAATAAAGTACGTTGGGTGAAAACGCATGGTTTTGATGAATCTTATGCTACTTTTCGCCAATATCTCGAAACAGTGTTTATGTATGCAGGTAGTTATTCGCTGAATAAAGAGCTGCAAAAAGTACCCTGTATAAGGGATATACAGGTAGGCGATGTTTTTATCCAAGGAGGGTTTCCAGGACATGCGGTATTGGTGGTAGATGTGGCACGACATTCGCGTACTGGAGTGTTGTTGTTTATGCTGGCACAAAGTTACATGCCAGCACAGGATATACATATATTAAAGAATCTGAACAATAAACAACTAAATCCGTGGTACAGTGTGGCTCAACTAAGGGCTGAACTTGAAACCCCCGAATGGACTTTCAAAAAGAATAATTTAAAAAGGTTTTGAAATGATGAAAAAATCGTTGTTGTATGTGTTTGTAATGACATTAATGGTGGTTGCAAGCTGTGATAAAAAAAAGCAAAACAAAGAAACAGACGAAACTACCAAAGATAGTACTAAGGTAGAGAAAAAAGATGAACCAAAAGAGCCAAAAGTGTATCCAGGGTTTGACAAGAGCTATGCAGGTACACTGGGTAAAGATCAGGCGATTAAAATGAACCTGAGACGTTATGACGATCAGCTTTCGGGCACCTATTGGATGGTGGCTGATGGCAAGGATGTGTTGTTGAACGGTACCCTGAAGGAAGGTGCTTTTGAACTGAATGAGATAGATAAAGAAGGGAACCTGGGAGCCAAAATTACTGGTACACTAGAAGATCAAGACGCAAAAGTAATGGGGGAGTGGACAAAAGAGGGCAAAACACAGAAGTTTGAGCTTACATTGGCAAAGCGTTTGAAACCTTCACCCTGGAAACTTGACCAAAAAGAAGTTGATGAGCACTCTAAAGTAGGCAGTTGCTATATTCATGTATCTTATCCTCAGTTTAAAGGCATGAGTGATGTAAAAATGCAAACCAAGGTGAATAACTTAATTGAAAAACACTTTCCTATTCATGAAATGGAAGCATCATTGCTCGACTGTAAGGATAGTTTTAAAGATGATGTAAACTACGGGGTGAGTTACTTGCGTGGTAGTTTGATCAGCATTACCAAAACGCATCACCTTACAAGGGCAGGAAAACCATATCCGGGCGAATCCTGGGGGATTAACTTGAATTTTTATACAGGTAAAGTGTATGAGTTGCGCGATTTTTTTAAGCCTGACATGATCACCGAATTGAATAAGTTTTTGCAGGAAAAAGTAAATGAGAACTGTGGAGGAACACTGACTGAAGAACAGCTGGCGCGTATTGAACTAAAACCTACCAATAAAGAAGGTTTCTCACTGACTGATAATAGAAGTTTTAAGGGAAAAATTACCCGGGAAGGCAAAGTTATTTTTCACTTGACCGATCGTGTACCAAGCAAATTGAGAAGCTCTGGTTATGTAAAAGTGTACTACCATGCGCTTAAGAAATTTATTAACCCTTATGGCCCTTTGATGTCAGTGCTGGATCGTTATGAGCGTCAAACGTCTAAATAGTAAAGCAACCACCACCAACTAATAAGGTACTACATATACGACACACAATATATAATACAACACCCCTTAGAGACTTGTTCTTTAAGGGGCTTGTTGCTTTAGGGCTTAAGCACTGTGACCCTATAGCTATCTCTAATCATTTGCACAAGTGCTTTCAGCTTTAGATCACTATAATTGTTTGTGCTGTAATTGTCGTTTTTAAGTTTTAGTTTTTGGCTTAAGCTTAATACATATTTTTTAGGTTTTCTCTATGCTTTACCTTATATGTTTTTGGTCTATAAAGGTTG is a genomic window of Microscilla marina ATCC 23134 containing:
- a CDS encoding NADAR family protein translates to MENQEQFTFFWETRSPLSQWHPSDFTVDGVAFNCAEQYMMYQKAKLFEDEQIAAQILRTKKPRDQKALGRKVRNFDATTWNNHCKKIVYDANYAKFTQNETLKASLLATTGTTLVEASPYDKIWGIGLAVDHPDVQDKSKWQGTNWLGEVLTQLRDDLISGASPMN
- a CDS encoding DUF4846 domain-containing protein: MKYIVVSLLLIVVCVLLMQNHQNISNNDAAGFALSNAPKKIKEIALPAGYQRVTLVPSSFGSYLRNLPLKSSPTVYLYNGHRKRNQQAQYAVLDVDVGKKNLQQCADAVIRLRAEYLYKNKLYSRIQFHFTNGSLASYAQWCKGFRAKVRGNKVRWVKTHGFDESYATFRQYLETVFMYAGSYSLNKELQKVPCIRDIQVGDVFIQGGFPGHAVLVVDVARHSRTGVLLFMLAQSYMPAQDIHILKNLNNKQLNPWYSVAQLRAELETPEWTFKKNNLKRF